CGATAACCGATTCATAACAAGAAGGATTTTACTTGCTGCAGAAATATGTACCATAGTTTTGTAGTCATCCATAAATGAACATAAAAAGTATTGTAcctcacatttttttttttctttttccctctttCTCCAGCAAGTGGAGCAAATTAGACAGATGCGGCTTCGAGCTTCCTCTCCTTCAGGCAACATAAGGATGCCATACCATTGATGTTTTCCCCTTCTACTAAATGGCTTTTATGTTCTTCTTAAGCCATGGTACAATTGAGGCCTGATTAATTCTGCAAGCAATCATCAAGATTGATAACATTTTCTGATGCACTTTTGTGTTAGTGGCTTTTTCTGTATTGGTATAGACCTTTATTTTTCATTAGCTTGATTGTTGTACAGAGACACTAACTGTGAAATGAAACAGATTGGTTGGGGCAAAAACAGATTGTGTTAGTGACTTTCTGTATGGGTATTAAATGCAGTATCACTTGTAAATTTTTGTAGAAAAATGCTACGCCATCTgttaatatgataatatgttaaattaattataaaaaataaagtgTAGGCATTAAATATTCCTACCTAATTTAGCAATTAACTATCAGAAAAGTCCGAGTATTTAAATGGCTGCCTCCTCTCCCTAGCCTCTCCTCCTCCAGCTACCCCTCCGTCCTTCCTCCTCCCTGCGCTGCAGACAGCCACTCGTCGTCGCGCCCTCCGCCCCAAACCCCGGCTTTCCACCATCTCCTGCATCGCCGTCCGATCCCCGCCGGTATCCCCCTCAATCGCCGCCGGCCCCGCCACCCTCCTGGAGTCCGTCATCCTACGGTGTGTTTttttcaaaaacagaaaataaattataTCGATAAAAATAATCTTGATGATTAAGGGACACCAACTGCTCGGTCTGTGTGTGTTGAACCCGGTCCAATGGAGATTGGTTCGGCCGGACGATAGTCACAATTGGATCGGATGGCCTAGATTTCATGTACGCTGTCGGTCGCGGACAGATGATTGGGTCGAACCCGAACCGGAATAGCGTGTGGAGCTCATCTGGAATTTTCCGCAGATTGAATCTCTCTTTGGACGTATTTGAAGCCAGCGAAGCAGTGCGCCTGCCTCGAGATCATCTCCTTCCTGTGCAGCCGCTCGCAGAGTCACAGATCTCGAAATCGATTGCCAGAACACCCGTCGTCGAATTTTTCATTCCCTTCCCTACCGGTGAGTATTTTCACCGATAGATCCGTTTTGTTCGCGTCTGCTTCGGTTACGAGCGAGGATCAAGTGGAATTTAGGCTCCGATCCAGGGAAATTTTCAGATCGGAGGAACTCCATTGGCTTCTCTATTTGATCGGTAATTGTTTACTTGCGAAAATTGTGTTCGCTCGTCTACTTGTCATTTACGATAGATTTGAGAGTCACCAGGTGTCTGTTGTCAAATTGGAGCTTTCAGGGATGGCTAATTCAAGGAAGTCCCAATAGGAAAGCGTGTTTTTTTGGAAGAGAACTGCCGGCCGAGGAAGAAGTTTCCATTCGCGGGCCGAATCTCCAGAGATCTGAAAAGCTTTGGGCTTCTTCGGATCTCTGGAAGCATTTCCCTGATCTACTACTGCAGTTTCCGCAACTAGCGGTAAAGACACGCAATGGGGAAAGGAGGAGGTTGCGTCCCGAGCAAGAAACGGCGTCAAGCGGCGACTTCGGAGAAAACCGCTGCCGCGAGGGATGCTCCGATCCCCATCGAAGACCGGAGCAGCGTCGAGACCACCCCCGCGCCGCTGCCGCCGGCCAAGCTCAAGGTTTTCATCGTGTTCTACTCCATGTACGGCCACGTCGAGGGCCTCGCGAAGAGGATGAAGACCGGGGTGGACGGCGTCGAAGGCGTCGAGGGGGTCTTATACCGCGTTCCCGAGACGCTTCCGGCGGAGATCCTGGAGCAAATGAAGGCTCCGCCGAATGACCTGAGTATCCCAGAGATTTCCGCTGCAGAGCTAGTGGAGGCGGATGGTATCTTGTTCGGGTTCCCGACGAGGTTCGGGAGCATGGCGGCGCAGATGAAGGCATTCTTTGATACCACGGGACAGCTATGGAGGGAGCAGAAGCTGGCCGGAAAGCCAGCCGGTTTCTTCGTGAGCACTGGAACGCAAGGAGGCGGACAAGAAACTACTGCGTAAGAGTTTTACTCTTAAATTTCTACTACGTTTCCTAATAATGCAGTGTTTAAAATTACCATCCGTCTCGTGATTAAGGAAAAAAAGGGAACACGAATATGATCTTTTCATACTATTATGTTTCCAGTTTCATGAGGAATATGATTTATTGCTTCATTTCTGTGATTAAATTCAAGATCAAGTTGAAATTAGTGATAGTTATGAAACGGATTAACAAGAGATATGCTCAAAAATGCCATGGAATTAAAAAGCTGAGATTAAATATGGATAGAACTTGAGTGAAGACTCCCTCCATTATGTGTTTTGAGATTGTTGTGGAACAAATATCATGCAGTGAAGATACCCTTCACCAGACTGAGAGAAGGGAGCTTTGACCAAGTTTTTTCTTCCCGAGACATGCTTTAAAATATTTGAGTGGCTTTCTTTGATTGCTTTTCATTATTGTGATAAATATACAACCGAAGTGAGTTTCAGAGGATTAGATTTTTGAGAAGAATGTAGTTTTGTCTGTTATGCTGCATCCTTTCAGTTTCTGATTGTCAAATTGTGCATGCATGAATCCTTTTATGGAAAGATTGAGAACTCAATCTAGTATAAAGTAGTGTGGACTTTCTTTATGCCTGATTGCATGGCTTTTCTTTAGGTGACACTAGATCAGTATCTAAGAAACTACAGATATCCTTAATCTGATTCTGAAATCTGTCAACACAATGCTAGGACACTAGAGTTCATTAGTTTGTTAGTAAATTTACTTTTACATTACAGTTGGACAGCCATAACGCAACTAGCACACCATGGAATGCTCTTCGTTCCCATTGGATACACATTTGGGGCTGGCATGTTCAAGATGGATGAGATCAGAGGTGGTTCTCCGTATGGTGCTGGTGTTTTCGCAGGCGATGGCACTAGAACACCAAGTGACGTTGAGTATGCTTTTGCTGAGCACCAGGGGAGATACATGGCTAATGTAGTCAAGACTCTGGGACATCATTGATTCTTTTGTGCTTGCCAAATCCATTTGCTTCTGCTGTGATTTCCCATGTATCTTCTGATCTCTTCCAATTTTTTCCCAAGAAAGAACCAAATTGCTgaatgcttcttttttttttagttattcTCCTTGTGAACTTGTCAAAACTTGGGGGTTTTATCAACTTTTTTTTATTGGTTCACGTGTATTGGTCGGAACATCTTCCATAAATAGCAAAGTTAGGGTGATAAGAACTTGTACTGGCAGTATGTGGAGTTGATTAGTGCCCCTCTGGAATGTCCTAGACTCTGATTCAGCTGACTTCTTTCCATAAATAGCTGAATCACGTTTTGATTCACCATTGCATTGTTCTTTGGCCCAAGTTCGTGAATCCTTTGCCGTTGCAATGTATTTAAAAGTAATATAACTTATAAAagctaacttaaaaaatattaataatatagTTTTCAGGAGCTAAAACAAGGTATATGTGAAAACCAATATAATTTTGTAGAAGTTCAAAGATGCCCTTTGGTGTTCCATACATCAGTCATCACTGATTGATCCGTAGTTAGAcacgaaaaagaaaaaaaaatgaaggaaaaaagCCCACTATCTACGACAGCAAAGAACTTGAAGTTGTATTGCCTCTGCAAATCAGCACCAAAGCATCTACCTACGGgcataaagaagaaaaaagatCGCATCTAGCTCGGTTTACGGAGGACGTCAGATCAAAACTAATTGACTTCAAGGCAATGGAGCAGGCTGTTGGAGCCATGCCAACTTACTGGCTTCCATTGGTAAAAATCCCCTCACGCTTCCGAATCAACTGCAGTCTTATCAGGATTTAAGTTGCGATCATCAATCATAACCAATAACACCTGAGTGAGACTGCACTGATAAATCGAAGCTCATTACAGCAGCTAAGAGAGAATATTCATCAAATGCAAGCTTCAGTCTTCGGCGCATCACCAGCATCCACAGCCACAGGATGTTCCTTTAATACTGCTTCCTTTTTCCAGAACAGAATTTGTTTACAATCCCAGCACATTGTCAACTTCTCTTGCACCCTTCGAGGGTGGATGGCTAGTCTTCACATCCCAGACCTGAAACACAGGAGAGGTAATGGATAATTAGCTCACATACAGTTTCCACAAGTTAAATACATAGAAAACAACTTGCCTGCTTCTGAAAGTGTTGGTTTGCCCTTTTATCTAGCAAAGAATTCTGACAATCTTCATAAAACTCAAAATCATCAAGAATACATGTGTTGTTTGTGTGTTCCTTGAAGATCTTGAGCATCTGGAGACCCTGTTCTAGCTTCACCTGCacaacaaaattcaaaatatcaaaatcataGGTATTCATGCAGAGATATAGATTATAATCTCGCATTAATATTTACCTCCTGAGTGTCTCGACTGTTGGTAACTGGTTTGTTCTCATTGTTCTCAAGAGTGATATGCTTCATAATGCTATTTGGAACATCCTTAATAATATGCCATTTGAGAGGGAAGCACCCGATCCATTTATCATGTTGCCAATAGTCAACAGTCTTGTTAAAATTGACGGGGCCAACCATCTCTGCAACACCAACAAATTGCCCGCTCGCATTTACCTGAGTTAATAACAACTCAGTGAgttattttctaagaaaaaacaAACATATTCCTTATGTGTGATTCTCATACTTacggaaaaaaataaaaagacagGACAATCGCCAGCTCCTTCCTGAGCTTGCTGATATCCCGCATTCAACTTCTTATTTCCATTGAGGGTGCTGGCCCACACGTTGTATTTGATACTTTTGTGAACATCATCCTCGCTGTATGATTTTATGATAAAGAATTTTGCACTGGAATATTTATCAGAAAAGTCTTGTCGATTGTACTGTTCTGTGTCCAGAGGCACTCTAGTTTGACTCTTCCCAAACTTAACCATAGTAGACTGACCAGGCTTTTGATTATTGTAGTGGCTGGCTCTTGGACCTCTGTTTAGCTCATTGAATCCCCGTTGGCTTGCATCACTGAAGACATTTCTTTGGTTCCTAGCATCATGCTTCTTGTCCATCAGTATACGCCCTTGTCCGTATCCAAATTTGTTCCTCGATCCATATATACGATTTGTTTGATACATTCTGCTAACAAGAGGTGCACTTGGAAATATTCCAGATGCTGATCTATGGGCATTCATTTCCTGGAAATTGCATGAATATAGTACCATGAGGAAAGCATTAATGAGATATTTGGTCTCTTTTGGTGAGCAAAATAATAGACCACAATGGTAAGCAAACAGTTTTACTGAAACAAATATATCTTAAAAAAGCATAAATAATGATTGCTAAATATACATACCATGCCGCGGGCAATAGGTTGTTGGTACTGATTTCTTGCAGACCAGTTATTAGTATTGTGCCCTGTACTAGTTGGGAGAGGTCTGGCTGTAGCTGGCCTGGGATGCCCATTGGCATACCATGCTACAGACGACCACATTCCATCAAACCTATAACAAAGGTCCTGATAACCCCCATTACATCGTGAAGCATTTGACAAATTTTGGTGGCTTGACCTCCCATTATTAGTATTTCCATTTGTAACTCCACTGGGGTTCTTAGGTGCATCCAAAGAGATTGAGGTCTGATCAGCAGAACAAgcagtagaagcttctccttggTCAGTTGAACTAGTTGGAGTGTGTGACTCAAAAATGGGAACTTGATATTGATGCCGTCGCTTGCCATAAAGTTGGCCATCATGCCCCGTTGTTAGAGCTGCTGACCCATTAGAAGGATAAGCATTGTAACGAGCATATCCATATCCTCGATGCAAGTCACCATATAATCCCTTCCACAAATGAAAGAAAAAACAAATAATAATGTGCTTTGCATTTAGTTACACGCACTGAATTCTCTTTAGCAATTAAAGAAACTCATCTTACTACGAGTAAACTAGACTAAGTACAGCTAACCCACCGACAATACATATAAATTTTTTTGCTTAGTGGAGATATTATGCATCTTATAATGACACTTATATGTTAGTCACCTGCCCAACATCTTGATATACATATCTGGGGTAATCTTTCCAGTCATTGATAGCATGATCATAGCCTGGAAAATGCATCACAGATAACAGTAAAATAAAAGCAACTAACTGAAGTGACAACTATTTCAAAGTAGAATTCACTACCTCCATAGAAATAAGCAGGATGTACATAACCAGCAGGCACATAGTAGTTACCAGAATCCACGAATTCAGAGAGAACAGGTGTCAATGAATGTTCTGAAGTAATCGGCATGTTCGAGGCATCAGTATTACTTGAACCATTTTGGACTGAAGAAACCTAACAATCAGATAAAATAGTTATCAACACAAACTCGAGCATCCAGAAACactccaagaaaaaaaaaatcgatgAGTAAACGCTATCACCTGTTTGGTAGCCTCAACAGCACCTTTAAACTTCTGCTGAGGATCCAAAGACAGTTTCTGTAATAAATTTGAAGCTTCTGCCCAAAAGCGTCAAGGATAATATGAACCAGACAAACCGAAAATCCGTCAAAATCGATCACACAAAGCAAGAAGCTCTAAGTGGATACAATAAGTCATATTCCATAACCAATGGTTCCCTATTGGAAGTTCCACCGTGCAAGATAAGAACCCTAGTCCATAATGTACACACAAAAAAAGATCAACGGGCAGATCATCTAGCCGCAAAACGTCAACCGGGTACGCATCGAAAGTGAAAGAAGAAAGACGAAACGAAAAGAGATCAATCATTCATAGTATAACCACGAATCGCCCACACTGAAAGACAACGTTAGTGAAAAGAACCGATCGAATGAAGAAAGGATACGTTCCGCTGCGGGGGCGACGGGCGCCATGGACGATGATCTCCTTGTGAAAAGGGGGGTGCGATCGAGCGGCGACGCTTCGAGCGATCCAACACGAAGCGAGAAGAAACCGCCtcgaaaaaaagaagaagaagaagaagaacagggtTTTGGTTTAGGGCACGCTAAGGCGGGATTCCAAAAACTATAAATAATAATTGAATAAACATactaaagataattttgaaatgaggatagtctttttaaattaattaaatcgagAATatcttaaaataaataatattatatgaTTACAtactatttatttttaaatatatagacCGTCTACTAtaaatttgaaatataatttatacatatttaaaatcaatttcactATATTCATTGCTTATAAAATTTACTCCTTTGAGACATATAGTTAATTAGCATATAGTTATATTAAATCATCCACACCAATTTCTCtatccaaaatatataatttgggataaaaaagttattttattaaatttggatatccacttttcaatacatcatatatcaactttcctatttattctttctcctctataatgtttagggaatgaaatacattccctaaatttagagaagtacggttcataaatacataatttagagaaTCAATAGGATAGCTGATGTAAAAAAATTTTACCTActctatctaaaatttaaggtaaaatttttaaataggatATCTGATGTGGATATTTTAAATCATCATAAAATCTGAGGATCAAACCTTGATTAATAATCAGATGTCTACCCTCCacttgatttatttttaaactttactAATAAGAGGATTGTTATGCTGCGGACTATTTCCTACGGATTATTACGGACTTGTCATgtcattttctttttaattttttaaatgcaattttttctttttctttttctcttcgttCTCGCCGAAACAATTGGTTCTCGCTGCTCACCGCGCCTCCTCGCGCGCCCGCCACCCGCCCAGCCACCGGCCATCTACCCACCGTCGGCGGCCTCCGACCG
The genomic region above belongs to Zingiber officinale cultivar Zhangliang chromosome 11A, Zo_v1.1, whole genome shotgun sequence and contains:
- the LOC122030998 gene encoding YTH domain-containing protein ECT2-like codes for the protein MAPVAPAAEQASNLLQKLSLDPQQKFKGAVEATKQVSSVQNGSSNTDASNMPITSEHSLTPVLSEFVDSGNYYVPAGYVHPAYFYGGYDHAINDWKDYPRYVYQDVGQGLYGDLHRGYGYARYNAYPSNGSAALTTGHDGQLYGKRRHQYQVPIFESHTPTSSTDQGEASTACSADQTSISLDAPKNPSGVTNGNTNNGRSSHQNLSNASRCNGGYQDLCYRFDGMWSSVAWYANGHPRPATARPLPTSTGHNTNNWSARNQYQQPIARGMEMNAHRSASGIFPSAPLVSRMYQTNRIYGSRNKFGYGQGRILMDKKHDARNQRNVFSDASQRGFNELNRGPRASHYNNQKPGQSTMVKFGKSQTRVPLDTEQYNRQDFSDKYSSAKFFIIKSYSEDDVHKSIKYNVWASTLNGNKKLNAGYQQAQEGAGDCPVFLFFSVNASGQFVGVAEMVGPVNFNKTVDYWQHDKWIGCFPLKWHIIKDVPNSIMKHITLENNENKPVTNSRDTQEVKLEQGLQMLKIFKEHTNNTCILDDFEFYEDCQNSLLDKRANQHFQKQVWDVKTSHPPSKGAREVDNVLGL
- the LOC122032743 gene encoding probable NAD(P)H dehydrogenase (quinone) FQR1-like 2; translation: MGKGGGCVPSKKRRQAATSEKTAAARDAPIPIEDRSSVETTPAPLPPAKLKVFIVFYSMYGHVEGLAKRMKTGVDGVEGVEGVLYRVPETLPAEILEQMKAPPNDLSIPEISAAELVEADGILFGFPTRFGSMAAQMKAFFDTTGQLWREQKLAGKPAGFFVSTGTQGGGQETTAWTAITQLAHHGMLFVPIGYTFGAGMFKMDEIRGGSPYGAGVFAGDGTRTPSDVEYAFAEHQGRYMANVVKTLGHH